In Candidatus Bathyanammoxibius amoris, the following are encoded in one genomic region:
- a CDS encoding V-type ATP synthase subunit K: MEEFLKTQFLETGLGWACTGAMLAVMFGGVGSAGGIRTAVTQAAGVISEKPELFGRLLVLMAMPGTQGFYGFICAITIAMRIGLIEGTINVTPIVGVGLFSTGLAMGVVLWRSAIWQGEAAAAAINLTAKRPEEAGRAILMPALVETYAVVALLAAILMIMWLTKTEGLTFAVLETIPH; this comes from the coding sequence ATGGAAGAATTCCTAAAGACTCAGTTCCTGGAGACTGGTCTTGGCTGGGCATGTACGGGAGCGATGCTGGCAGTAATGTTTGGGGGCGTGGGGTCGGCAGGGGGCATACGCACTGCCGTTACCCAGGCCGCAGGCGTTATTTCCGAAAAACCGGAGCTCTTTGGGCGACTCCTTGTGCTGATGGCCATGCCGGGCACCCAGGGTTTTTACGGCTTTATCTGTGCCATCACCATTGCCATGAGGATAGGACTCATTGAGGGCACAATAAACGTCACCCCAATAGTGGGAGTAGGGCTTTTCTCTACGGGCCTTGCTATGGGGGTAGTCCTGTGGAGGAGCGCGATATGGCAGGGAGAGGCCGCCGCAGCGGCTATAAACCTGACGGCCAAGAGGCCTGAAGAAGCTGGCCGGGCAATCCTCATGCCCGCTCTTGTAGAGACGTATGCCGTGGTCGCCCTCCTTGCGGCGATTCTCATGATAATGTGGCTCACTAAAACAGAAGGCCTTACGTTTGCTGTCCTGGAGACTATCCCTCACTAA
- a CDS encoding V-type ATP synthase subunit E family protein encodes MTLERINARLLEDARKEAERLVEVAGHGIKLKLDREKQLQKERLEKRLETLRKELEEEKEKNRSLLNARYKKQILESKNNIIDRLFQEAADSVMSLDRQEYLALLEEWLDRLSIDEKAELTLSSKDLRGIGPELVRKANDSRSEDVLFLATSAADIKGGFILKTKTFEIDRSLECVLSQLREDPISEMAEKLFGR; translated from the coding sequence ATGACACTGGAAAGAATAAACGCACGGTTGCTGGAAGACGCACGCAAAGAGGCGGAAAGGTTGGTTGAGGTTGCAGGGCACGGCATCAAACTGAAACTCGACCGGGAAAAGCAGTTGCAGAAGGAAAGGCTCGAGAAAAGACTTGAAACGCTGCGCAAGGAATTAGAGGAAGAAAAAGAAAAAAACCGGTCCCTCCTCAATGCCCGCTACAAGAAACAGATTCTGGAATCAAAGAACAACATAATCGACCGTCTTTTCCAGGAAGCGGCGGACAGCGTAATGTCCCTTGACAGACAGGAGTATCTGGCGCTGCTGGAGGAGTGGCTGGACAGATTAAGTATAGACGAAAAGGCGGAACTCACGCTCTCCAGCAAAGACCTCAGAGGCATCGGCCCGGAACTGGTAAGAAAGGCGAACGACTCGCGCAGTGAGGACGTCCTCTTTCTGGCAACGTCAGCGGCAGACATAAAGGGTGGGTTTATCTTAAAGACAAAAACCTTTGAGATTGACCGCAGCCTGGAGTGTGTGTTGAGCCAACTGCGTGAAGATCCGATCTCAGAGATGGCAGAGAAACTGTTTGGCAGATAA
- a CDS encoding V-type ATPase subunit, translated as MKERDPQQWCFVSGKVSVLETTLLREAFFQELSPLEKREDILYRIRDSSLRDYFHTTDDLLDYEDIVNDRYQSQVREIRRFSPSPVVCDFFLLPYEFMNLKNFLKEELYGLPPAGRFPGTISENVWRELWQGGKRPSLPDVYEEALSALKESRTQGKADETGDPGLVDSILDGHQLHYLPALMAGLESELICGYVRDYRRLKGILMLQRVPTGSEAAALWFLKEDELFKIPVQGAPRHWREMLLEIVPEKIVEKIITGSRRDLLSRYEKYTGDYLMEKLEPARYAAFGPGKVFRYLSALTAELFNLRLLIGGALNKLSPGVTGNMLRRTCF; from the coding sequence ATGAAAGAAAGAGATCCTCAACAGTGGTGTTTTGTGTCGGGAAAGGTGAGCGTCCTTGAAACCACACTCCTCAGGGAAGCCTTTTTCCAGGAACTGTCACCTCTGGAAAAACGTGAAGACATACTCTACCGTATAAGGGATTCCTCATTGAGGGACTATTTTCACACGACCGACGATTTGTTGGATTATGAAGACATAGTAAATGACCGCTACCAGTCACAGGTCCGGGAAATAAGAAGGTTTTCTCCCTCCCCGGTGGTCTGTGACTTCTTCCTCCTCCCCTACGAATTCATGAACCTCAAAAACTTTCTCAAGGAGGAGCTTTACGGGCTGCCTCCCGCAGGACGCTTCCCCGGTACTATAAGTGAGAATGTGTGGAGAGAGCTCTGGCAGGGAGGCAAAAGACCTTCTCTGCCGGATGTATACGAAGAGGCCCTGTCGGCGCTTAAAGAGTCCCGCACACAAGGGAAGGCAGATGAGACCGGCGACCCCGGACTTGTTGACAGCATCCTCGACGGACACCAGCTGCATTACCTGCCGGCACTTATGGCTGGACTGGAATCTGAGTTGATATGCGGTTACGTAAGAGATTACAGGAGACTAAAGGGAATATTGATGCTTCAGAGGGTACCGACGGGGAGTGAGGCTGCGGCGTTGTGGTTCCTCAAGGAGGATGAATTATTCAAGATACCGGTGCAGGGTGCTCCACGACACTGGAGGGAAATGCTTCTTGAGATCGTACCTGAGAAAATTGTGGAGAAAATCATTACCGGGAGCAGAAGAGACCTGTTATCCAGGTATGAGAAATACACAGGCGACTATCTCATGGAGAAGCTGGAGCCGGCGCGTTACGCGGCCTTTGGACCGGGAAAGGTCTTTAGATACCTTTCGGCACTTACAGCCGAACTGTTCAATCTCAGGTTGTTGATAGGCGGCGCATTGAATAAGCTGAGCCCGGGGGTCACCGGGAACATGCTTCGGAGGACGTGTTTCTAA